From the Primulina tabacum isolate GXHZ01 chromosome 15, ASM2559414v2, whole genome shotgun sequence genome, one window contains:
- the LOC142525845 gene encoding uncharacterized protein LOC142525845, producing the protein MTPTRKANQDTSRVQDGNNTRLFGAGGSPPNGPQLTIHLTPEELNKIITDAVKMAMAKKTPTHHSSHPEQQREQPQEEERREGERESNAGSKSPTVAEELEELRKKVKVLEGQVGSKDNVQVVKGCQFSDIIVREPLPGHFKSAKIKDYDGSSDPEEHLARSENMAMLYCYGDQIKCKVFLTTFVDSAQRWFEGLAPQSIHCFEDFQKVFLHQFSSSKKYKKTAFSLFEVKQGQDETLRAYIKRFNRVALDVPACAPETKTTAFMQGLWEGDFFRSLTKKLPENFENLLSQAEKYINMEEAQNQKREALKRSRGDRVVKPEERAHKKSGPRHFSHVPLRIARDREIQECSSDIASLPNPMGRASRPEKKGFCTLHKECSHSTHECRTLRKGSSKRPMPVSHPPRDKSRQPPWLPRRPGQDTPHKSSYIPSGSGRAEGSSREERSRQVERKDPSPSRGIIKMISGGSTDGDSNRARKARSRRECLEVDGNRRDEPARVANYDVLRVFVDNGSSVNVIFKEALAQMDLHEYQLEAVETVLLVFAGQAVYPEGEITLPLTLSTGDLRKTVMTVFTVVDAPSSYNIILGRSAMNEIRALASTYHQKIKFPSSRTGRGGQGRSTLFSEELTGISPQVAEHKLNILPGSRAVKQKKRHFGPEKDKIIEEQVGELLRAGHIREVQFPTWPSNVGYHQIPLALGDQDKANFITSGGTFCNVVMPFGLKNAGATYQRLMNLVFQKQIGRNIEVYVDDILIKTREVSHFVDDLAETFTTLKQYGIKLNPSKCVFGVRSGKFLGFLVTDRGIEVNPEKIKAIMDMPSPQSVRDVQKLTGRIAALSSFISRSAHRSYPFFQAFQDLKKHLAELPILAKPEPGEKLWVYLSATEFAVSSVLVREEGANQKPIYYVSHALRGAELKYSELERIALALVMTARKLRPFLSHPIMVLTNSPLGRIMTHAEVSGRMVKWTVELGEYDIEYKPRAAIKAQALIDFLTEMIQPVEEEVWRVFVDGASNLSGCGVGVVLVSPSEEKIKLALRIDSRVTNNEA; encoded by the exons GAGGAAGAGAGAAGGGAGGGGGAGAGGGAGTCAAATGCAGGTTCTAAATCTCCCACTGTTGCGGAAGAATTAGAGGAGTTGAGGAAGAAAGTAAAGGTATTGGAGGGACAGGTTGGTTCCAAGGACAATGTTCAAGTTGTAAAAGGTTGCCAGTTCTCAGATATCATTGTCCGGGAACCATTACCCGGGCATTTCAAGTCAGCCAAAATCAAGGACTATGACGGGAGTTCTGATCCCGAAGAGCACCTTGCTCGTTCCGAAAACATGGCCATGTTGTATTGCTATGGGGACCAAATTAAGTGCAAAGTGTTCCTAACCACCTTTGTCGACTCTGCACAAAGATGGTTTGAAGGGTTGGCACCACAAAGCATtcattgctttgaagatttccaAAAGGTATTCTTGCATCAATTTAGCAGCAGCAAGAAGTACAAGAAGACTGCTTTCAGCTTGTTTGAGGTAAAGCAGGGACAAGATGAAACCCTAAGGGCATATATCAAAAGATTCAACCGGGTGGCCCTTGATGTGCCGGCCTGTGCACCCGAGACAAAAACTACCGCGTTCATGCAAGGACTGTGGGAAGGGGATTTCTTTCGATCCCTGACCAAAAAATTGCCCGAGAACTTTGAAAATCTTCTATCCCAGGCAGAGAAGTATATCAATATGGAAGAGGCGCAGAACCAGAAGAGAGAGGCTTTGAAGAGATCGAGAGGAGACCGGGTTGTGAAGCCCGAGGAGAGAGCTCATAAGAAAAGCGGTCCGAGACATTTTTCTCATGTCCCTTTGAGGATCGCCCGGGATCGAGAAATCCAGGAGTGTAGTTCAGATATAGCCTCGCTTCCCAATCCGATGGGAAGAGCATCAAGACCCGAGAAGAAAGGGTTCTGCACCCTTCATAAAGAATGTTCTCACAGTACGCATGAGTGCCGAACTCTAAGGAAGGGGTCTAGCAAGCGTCCCATGCCAGTCTCTCATCCTCCCCGGGATAAGTCTAGACAGCCACCCTGGTTGCCTCGACGTCCCGGACAGGACACTCCTCATAAATCATCATATATCCCGAGTGGAAGCGGAAGAGCAGAAGGGAGTTCCCGGGAGGAAAGGAGTAGACAAGTTGAAAGGAAGGACCCTTCCCCGAGCCGAGGgataataaaaatgatttcgGGAGGATCCACAGACGGTGATTCCAACCGAGCTCGAAAAGCGAGGAGTAGGAGGGAGTGCTTGGAGGTTGATGGAAATAGGAGGGACGAGCCG GCACGAGTGGCtaattatgatgtgttgagGGTATTTGTTGATAATGGCAGTTCTGTCAATGTCATCTTCAAAGAGGCGTTGGCCCAGATGGACTTGCACGAGTATCAATTAGAGGCGGTTGAGACTGTCTTGTTGGTTTTTGCTGGACAAGCTGTGTACCCTGAGGGGGAAATTACCTTGCCGCTGACCCTGAGCACTGGAGATTTGAGGAAGACCGTGATGACTGTTTTTACAGTGGTGGATGCCCCATCCTCGTACAATATCATATTGGGGAGGTCAGCTATGAATGAGATAAGAGCTTTAGCCTCCACTTATCACCAGAAAATTAAATTTCCTAGTTCGAGGACTGGTCGTGGAGGTCAAGGGAGATCAACCCTCTTCTCAGAG GAATTAACCGGGATCTCACCCCAAGTGGCTGAGCACAAGCTAAATATTCTCCCGGGATCCCGGGCTGTGAAGCAAAAGAAGAGGCATTTTGGCcctgaaaaagataaaataattgAAGAGCAAGTAGGAGAGTTGCTGAGGGCCGGACATATCAGGGAAGTCCAATTCCCTACCTGGCCATCAAATGTG GGGTACCACCAAATCCCCTTGGCTCTGGGAGATCAAGATAAAGCCAATTTTATCACCTCCGGGGGGACCTTCTGCAACGTTGTTATGCCCTTTGGATTGAAGAATGCGGGAGCTACGTACCAACGCTTGATGAACCTTGTCTTCCAAAAGCAAATAGGTCGGAATATTGAggtgtatgtggatgacattCTAATCAAGACCCGGGAAGTCTCCCACTTTGTTGATGATCTAGCTGAAACTTTCACCACTTTGAAACAGTACGGAATAAAGCTCAACCCAAGCAAATGTGTGTTTGGGGTCAGAAGTGGTAAATTCTTGGGATTCTTGGTAACTGACAGGGGAATCGAAGTCAACcctgaaaaaatcaaagcaataatggaCATGCCTTCTCCTCAATCTGTCCGAGATGTGCAAAAGTTAACCGGGAGGATCGCTGCCCTGTCAAGCTTCATCTCCCGATCTGCCCATCGGAGTTATCCATTTTTCCAA GCTTTTCAAGACTTGAAGAAACATCTGGCTGAATTGCCTATTCTGGCCAAGCCCGAGCCCGGGGAAAAATTATGGGTCTACCTCTCCGCCACTGAATTTGCTGTTAGTTCTGTGCTTGTCCGGGAAGAAGGAGCCAATCAAAAACCGATATATTATGTCAGTCACGCCCTTCGAGGAGCAGAATTAAAATACAGTGAGTTGGAAAGAATAGCATTGGCCCTGGTAATGACTGCTCGGAAGTTGAGGCCTTTTCTTTCACATCCCATTATGGTCCTCACTAATTCCCCACTCGGGAGAATCATGACCCATGCCGAGGTCTCCGGAAGAATGGTTAAATGGACTGTGGAACTCGGGGAGTATGACATTGAATACAAACCCCGAGCTGCTATAAAAGCCCAAGCATTAATAGATTTCTTAACAGAAATGATTCAACCAGTAGAAGAAGAGGTCTGGAGGGTGTTTGTCGATGGTGCATCAAATCTATCAGGATGTGGAGTGGGGGTGGTCTTGGTTTCCCCATCAGAAGAGAAAATCAAGCTGGCTTTGAGGATTGATTCCAGGGTCACCAATAACGAAGCATAG
- the LOC142525844 gene encoding uncharacterized protein LOC142525844, which produces MKKYPQSRKARTTPRSSTQETPYSLVYGSETVLPVEIGQPSTRIESYPSNNDQARAIELDLVEERRDRAAIRMEAYRNRVIKSYNKHVRLRDFQVGDLVMKKIKPVGDVGKLEARWEESFKIVRRINSGAAYHLEDPQGHILKRP; this is translated from the coding sequence ATGAAGAAGTACCCCCAGTCCAGAAAAGCTCGAACTACACCACGATCATCTACCCAAGAAACACCTTACAGTCTTGTCTATGGTTCAGAAACAGTCCTACCCGTGGAGATTGGGCAACCTTCTACTCGGATAGAATCTTATCCGAGCAACAACGATCAGGCCCGAGCCATTGAACTTGATCTAGTTGAAGAACGGAGAGACCGGGCAGCCATTCGAATGGAGGCTTATCGCAATCGGGTGATAAAGTCCTACAACAAGCATGTTCGATTACGAGATTTTCAGGTTGGAGACTTGGTTATGAAAAAGATCAAGCCAGTAGGTGATGTAGGAAAATTAGAAGCAAGATGGGAAGAATCCTTCAAGATAGTTCGAAGAATCAACTCGGGTGCAGCTTATCATCTCGAAGATCCTCAGGGACACATTCTTAAGAGACCATGA
- the LOC142526983 gene encoding uncharacterized protein LOC142526983, producing MEDNNALSLEELQGDYSHEVQIDRISEVKCGVPDLSMPKNVETMRNRVMIFEVMEFAYVTYLLLKQKELQMQILHDTGILRAKKEKEKEREKLKFQVQNKPK from the exons ATGGAAGATAACAATGCACTGTCACTTGAAGAGCTGCAGGGAGACTACAGTCATGAAGTTCAAATTGATCGGATTTCAGAAGTGAAATGTGGAGTCCCTGATTTATCTATGCCGAAAAACGTTGAG ACGATGAGAAACCGTGTGATGATATTCGAAGTGATGGAGTTTGCATACGTAACCTACTTACTGCTAAAGCAAAAGGAGTTacaaatgcaaatattacacgACACTGGGATACTAAGagcaaaaaaagaaaaggaaaaggaaagggAAAAGCTCAAATTTCAA GTGCAAAATAAaccaaaatga